A region of Pyxidicoccus parkwaysis DNA encodes the following proteins:
- a CDS encoding immunity 52 family protein yields MSITLEPETYPETYYAGAYWGPRKESAEECARRAVGFLNLLASCDPLLATWNKIPKPRGKGRKTPLMPPDMATLTEAFRRGVNREPGGPAIEDLGLSVSAYNDGERGEFVYLRMLCGSYARSISNVCLLDLPSRGASAERLTTAPLLTNVVRSMVSGWEPDWAMAGSTAYRKFDGEPNSSPFFLNWLTYLSHRLGRVPPLPAPVRIEPVEDQGTLIILTPERFTMANPEHVALARRVRELLARAGLLQPR; encoded by the coding sequence GTGAGCATCACTCTTGAGCCCGAGACATACCCAGAGACGTACTACGCTGGCGCCTACTGGGGGCCGCGGAAGGAATCCGCCGAGGAATGCGCTCGGCGGGCCGTGGGCTTCCTCAACCTGCTGGCTTCATGCGACCCGCTATTGGCCACTTGGAACAAGATCCCCAAACCGCGTGGAAAGGGTCGCAAGACGCCGCTCATGCCACCCGATATGGCCACTCTCACCGAGGCGTTCCGACGCGGAGTCAATCGGGAACCCGGAGGGCCGGCCATCGAAGACCTGGGCCTGTCCGTGTCTGCATACAACGATGGTGAACGTGGAGAATTCGTGTACTTGAGGATGCTCTGCGGCAGTTACGCGCGAAGCATCTCCAACGTGTGCTTACTGGATTTGCCGTCGCGAGGAGCAAGTGCTGAGCGGCTGACCACGGCTCCCCTGCTGACGAACGTCGTGCGGAGCATGGTGTCTGGCTGGGAGCCGGATTGGGCGATGGCCGGTTCGACCGCGTACCGGAAATTCGATGGGGAACCCAACTCATCACCGTTCTTCCTCAACTGGCTGACGTACCTTTCACACCGCCTGGGCAGGGTGCCTCCCCTCCCCGCGCCCGTGCGCATCGAGCCAGTCGAGGACCAGGGCACCCTCATCATCCTCACCCCGGAGCGCTTCACCATGGCCAACCCGGAGCACGTTGCACTGGCCCGAAGGGTTCGTGAGCTACTTGCCCGGGCCGGCCTCCTCCAGCCCCGTTGA
- a CDS encoding DUF3943 domain-containing protein, with the protein MSTFPTRGAGPRQGGWMGGTWHQSTSSRGRTQAARAGGLVLALFVSLASTSVAYATEGTLPADAPLAESADEKVTKPERHPWLALGEVTAINVVVWVWDRTLGQKEWARITPRNWRDNLSTGFVWDRDGFSTNQFAHPYHGSHYYTAARDNGISFAGAIPFTLFGSTQWELFAETEPPSINDLINTTMGGVAMGEALYRLSSYVLDTEATGRERFGRELAAGLISPVRGVNRLVRGDSFRHEPTPPEWHAPALTGWATLGYLSFGDGKLEAGGRDQFFSQFSLRYGDMFRDDIKRPFDAFDAHIQLTTRETSLVSHAGLTGMLAAKTLLDNEQEEVRLGFMQQLSYVDTIAYEVGGQSLNVGLLHRRELSEHSTLKSAFLVEGSVLTGISSGHMGVGDRDYDYGPGVGLQLHLAFARDAWDILTLEAGVKRIVVLNGQGGAHQVHTGQLQLDLPVLGRMGLGGEVNFFQRHSEFDHFPDLDKDTYELRVFLSVH; encoded by the coding sequence ATGTCTACCTTCCCGACTCGTGGCGCGGGGCCGCGCCAGGGCGGGTGGATGGGCGGGACGTGGCATCAATCCACGAGCAGTCGTGGGCGCACACAGGCCGCCCGGGCGGGAGGTCTCGTCCTGGCCCTGTTCGTGAGCCTGGCGTCCACGTCCGTCGCGTACGCAACGGAAGGAACGCTGCCCGCGGATGCTCCCCTCGCCGAGAGTGCTGACGAGAAGGTGACAAAGCCGGAGCGCCATCCGTGGCTCGCGCTGGGAGAGGTCACCGCCATCAACGTGGTGGTGTGGGTCTGGGACAGGACACTGGGCCAGAAGGAATGGGCCCGGATAACGCCGCGGAACTGGCGGGACAACCTGAGCACGGGCTTCGTCTGGGACAGGGACGGCTTCTCCACGAACCAGTTCGCGCACCCCTACCACGGCAGCCACTACTACACGGCCGCGCGCGACAACGGCATCTCCTTCGCGGGGGCCATCCCCTTCACGCTGTTTGGAAGCACGCAGTGGGAGCTTTTCGCGGAGACCGAGCCGCCGTCCATCAACGACCTCATCAACACCACCATGGGCGGGGTGGCAATGGGGGAGGCCCTGTACCGGCTGTCTTCCTATGTGCTCGACACGGAGGCCACGGGACGCGAGCGGTTCGGCCGGGAGCTGGCCGCCGGCCTCATCAGCCCCGTCCGTGGCGTCAATCGGCTCGTGCGGGGTGATTCCTTCCGTCACGAGCCCACGCCTCCGGAGTGGCATGCGCCTGCGCTCACGGGCTGGGCAACGCTGGGCTACCTGAGCTTCGGAGACGGCAAGCTCGAGGCGGGAGGTAGAGACCAGTTCTTCAGCCAGTTCTCCCTGCGCTACGGGGACATGTTCCGGGACGACATCAAGCGTCCCTTCGACGCGTTCGACGCGCACATCCAGCTCACCACCCGGGAGACCAGTCTGGTCAGCCACGCGGGGCTGACGGGCATGCTCGCGGCGAAGACGCTGTTGGACAACGAGCAGGAGGAGGTGCGCCTGGGCTTCATGCAGCAGCTGAGCTACGTGGACACCATCGCCTATGAGGTGGGGGGCCAGTCCCTGAACGTGGGCCTGCTGCACCGGCGCGAGCTCTCCGAGCACTCGACGCTGAAGTCGGCGTTCCTGGTGGAAGGCAGCGTCCTCACCGGCATCTCCTCCGGACACATGGGGGTCGGAGACCGTGACTACGACTATGGCCCCGGAGTAGGCCTCCAGCTCCACCTCGCCTTCGCGCGCGACGCATGGGACATCCTCACGCTGGAGGCGGGCGTGAAGCGCATCGTGGTGCTGAACGGCCAGGGCGGCGCACACCAGGTCCACACCGGACAGCTCCAGTTGGACCTGCCCGTGCTCGGCCGGATGGGCCTTGGCGGCGAGGTGAACTTCTTCCAGCGCCACAGCGAGTTCGACCACTTCCCGGACCTGGACAAGGACACCTACGAGCTGCGCGTCTTCCTGTCGGTGCACTGA
- a CDS encoding DUF1259 domain-containing protein: MKESRCWKHLVLALALLLTGAVRAQQPQGSQPGAGGLDTADIERRVGAKGELSADEGVFKVSLPRSDIQASAAGVKLTPPLGLTAWAAFKRTGDATMVMGDIVLLEDQVNPVMDAALQNGLEVTALHNHFFWDNPKVMFMHIGGMGETARLADAVGKVFTRLRETAGGKGRVPRASIDPARSKLEVTQLDTLLGQKGTYKDGVYKVTVGRTVRMHGYEMGKAMGVNTWAAFAGTSRQAVVDGDFAMLESELQPVLKALRAANIDIVAIHNHMTGEEPRMMFLHYWGVGPAEALARGVRSALDLTTASTGTGAR, encoded by the coding sequence ATGAAGGAAAGTAGATGCTGGAAGCACCTGGTGCTGGCCCTGGCTTTGCTCCTCACCGGAGCGGTTCGTGCCCAGCAGCCTCAGGGCAGTCAACCCGGGGCAGGGGGGCTCGACACCGCGGACATCGAGCGGAGAGTCGGCGCCAAGGGCGAGCTGAGCGCCGACGAGGGCGTGTTCAAGGTGAGCCTGCCCCGCTCGGACATCCAGGCGAGCGCGGCCGGAGTGAAGCTCACCCCGCCGTTGGGCCTCACCGCCTGGGCCGCCTTCAAGCGCACCGGGGACGCCACCATGGTGATGGGCGACATCGTGCTGCTGGAGGACCAGGTGAACCCGGTGATGGACGCGGCGCTGCAGAACGGGCTGGAAGTGACGGCCCTGCACAACCACTTCTTCTGGGACAACCCGAAGGTGATGTTCATGCACATTGGCGGCATGGGCGAGACGGCCAGGCTCGCCGACGCGGTGGGCAAGGTCTTCACCCGCCTGCGTGAGACGGCGGGCGGAAAGGGCCGCGTGCCTCGCGCGTCGATTGACCCGGCCCGCTCGAAGCTGGAGGTCACGCAGCTCGACACGCTGCTGGGCCAGAAGGGCACCTACAAGGACGGCGTCTACAAGGTCACCGTGGGCCGCACCGTGCGCATGCACGGGTACGAAATGGGCAAGGCGATGGGGGTCAACACCTGGGCGGCGTTCGCAGGCACCTCGCGGCAGGCCGTCGTGGATGGGGACTTCGCCATGTTGGAGAGTGAGCTGCAGCCCGTGCTCAAGGCCCTGCGGGCGGCGAACATCGACATCGTCGCCATCCACAACCACATGACGGGCGAAGAGCCCCGCATGATGTTCCTGCACTACTGGGGAGTGGGGCCGGCCGAGGCGCTCGCGCGTGGAGTGCGCTCGGCCCTGGACCTCACCACGGCGTCAACCGGGACGGGAGCCCGCTGA
- a CDS encoding Tox-REase-5 domain-containing protein, with translation MHRRQDAGGDVTRLGPQRVARAVGDGIAGSSAQGDAWEMLLTDAGLEATDARPLPGSPLTPMHAARLLERLLRKPVTLGTFPARMAVGFMLREVLQGGTVSHRDLLRRAERFARVAVLRPDGYLAWVRTGGTQQKAASVEWRDGAFRAGLFELGRFYVSNGSVFRLANERLEPVDGPVFVEVYDDADYLGRSLDGAEAAFLKLALALGQFFTRPLDSIAALKHLPAGVAALIASSPEYFERFRYMTRGEQVRAVAELATSLLVTTGTASATTRTVTGALAGAEATVPALSLSAQGALSLERVAVPVGRMASVLGGGPGAAIILQRANSAAGAASPSGGREPGQWGPSEEKGAPARARAYQEQISGRSYDEAYWVGGVGRKSGGTKFDGYKNGVLLEAKGPGYAEFFDENFAPKDWFKHSDGAKDLIDQAARQSKKVEGLGIPIEWHVAEKHAAEAIERLLRSNNVLEIKVIHTPAL, from the coding sequence ATGCATCGTCGCCAGGACGCGGGCGGGGATGTGACACGGCTGGGCCCACAGCGCGTGGCGCGTGCTGTGGGAGACGGCATCGCTGGAAGCAGCGCACAAGGGGATGCCTGGGAGATGTTGCTGACGGACGCGGGGCTGGAAGCAACGGATGCGCGTCCTCTTCCGGGCAGCCCTCTGACACCGATGCATGCGGCACGCCTCCTGGAGAGGCTGCTTCGCAAGCCCGTCACGCTCGGCACCTTCCCGGCCCGCATGGCCGTGGGCTTCATGCTGCGCGAGGTGCTGCAAGGAGGCACTGTCTCTCATCGCGACCTCTTGCGCCGGGCAGAGCGCTTCGCGCGGGTGGCGGTGCTGAGGCCGGATGGGTACCTGGCCTGGGTGCGGACTGGAGGCACGCAGCAGAAGGCCGCGTCCGTGGAATGGAGGGACGGCGCATTCCGAGCGGGCCTCTTCGAGCTGGGGCGCTTCTATGTGAGCAACGGCTCTGTCTTCCGGCTCGCGAACGAGCGGCTGGAGCCGGTCGATGGCCCCGTATTCGTCGAGGTGTACGACGATGCGGACTACCTCGGCCGCTCGCTGGATGGTGCCGAGGCGGCATTCCTGAAGCTGGCGCTCGCGTTGGGCCAGTTCTTCACGCGCCCGTTGGACAGCATCGCCGCGCTGAAGCATCTACCCGCTGGTGTCGCCGCACTCATCGCCTCGTCGCCTGAGTACTTCGAGCGCTTCCGGTACATGACGCGCGGCGAGCAGGTGCGCGCCGTGGCCGAACTGGCCACGAGTCTTCTCGTGACGACGGGTACCGCCTCCGCCACCACACGCACGGTAACGGGCGCGCTGGCTGGGGCCGAGGCGACGGTGCCCGCGCTGTCGCTGTCCGCGCAGGGAGCGCTGTCGCTGGAGCGCGTGGCGGTGCCGGTGGGAAGAATGGCCTCGGTGCTGGGTGGAGGGCCCGGAGCCGCCATCATCCTCCAGCGGGCCAACTCGGCCGCTGGAGCTGCCTCCCCTTCCGGCGGGCGCGAACCGGGGCAATGGGGGCCCTCCGAGGAGAAAGGCGCGCCTGCACGTGCTCGGGCCTACCAGGAGCAGATTTCAGGACGTTCGTACGACGAGGCCTACTGGGTGGGTGGCGTGGGCAGAAAGAGCGGTGGGACGAAGTTCGACGGCTACAAGAACGGCGTGCTCCTGGAGGCCAAGGGCCCTGGATACGCCGAGTTCTTCGACGAAAACTTTGCTCCGAAGGATTGGTTCAAGCACTCCGACGGCGCCAAGGATCTCATCGACCAGGCCGCGCGACAGAGCAAGAAGGTCGAGGGCCTGGGTATTCCGATTGAGTGGCATGTCGCAGAGAAGCATGCTGCTGAGGCCATCGAGCGGCTGCTGAGGAGCAATAACGTTCTGGAGATCAAGGTCATCCACACCCCAGCCCTCTGA
- a CDS encoding glutathione peroxidase — protein MSQNLYDIPLTSIDGDAQTLQRFKGKVLLVVNVASKCGLTPQYEGLEKLYEHKRAQGLEVLGFPSNDFLGQEPGTEAEIKSFCSLNYDVKFPLFSKLTVVGENKHPLYRALTQAVPEATGEGPMRAKLKGYGIEANPKPEVQWNFEKFLIGRDGRVAARFTPDVAPDDPRILQAIDTELAKQA, from the coding sequence ATGAGCCAGAACCTCTACGACATCCCCCTCACCTCCATCGACGGTGACGCCCAGACGCTTCAGCGGTTCAAGGGCAAGGTCCTGCTGGTGGTCAACGTCGCCTCCAAGTGCGGCCTGACGCCCCAGTACGAGGGCCTGGAGAAGCTCTACGAGCACAAGCGAGCGCAGGGACTCGAGGTGCTGGGCTTCCCGTCCAACGACTTCCTGGGCCAGGAGCCGGGCACCGAGGCGGAGATCAAGTCGTTCTGCTCGCTGAACTACGACGTGAAGTTCCCGCTGTTCTCCAAGCTCACCGTGGTGGGCGAGAACAAGCACCCGCTCTACCGCGCGCTGACCCAAGCCGTCCCCGAGGCCACCGGTGAAGGCCCGATGCGCGCGAAGCTCAAGGGCTACGGCATCGAAGCGAATCCGAAGCCCGAGGTGCAGTGGAACTTCGAGAAGTTCCTCATCGGCCGCGACGGCCGCGTCGCCGCTCGCTTCACTCCGGACGTGGCGCCGGACGACCCCCGCATCCTCCAGGCCATCGACACCGAGCTGGCGAAGCAGGCCTGA
- a CDS encoding sensor histidine kinase, protein MDSLGELLCDHTDELVQRWYERWLRERPSNPRLTEAALKDHLPLQLRVIGGALLKENSSRESPRELWRQHGRLAPEQRVLDEVLIEEVVREYGFVIEEVRIWLGGRGEQVSVQDYSFFSLAIFELTAESVRRYAKFRAEQVARERSEYVASIAHQLRTPVSTLNLSLQQLERGHGTPDARTLERLRRTVARLGRLVDGILRLERFKPEELPIHPESLAPAQIIDQIVADYEHDASSKGLRLDVSANRSARMQVDRDLLVDALGNLIQNAIKYTAKGFVRVTLEEQEDAVVFKVEDSGPGISSDRQRELFRPVYPGQPGGVGLGLSIAFRAAVAQGGALELESEPGRGSTFLLRLPWLVCAREEPTDSRADSGFLQPAEA, encoded by the coding sequence ATGGATTCTCTCGGTGAACTTCTCTGCGACCATACCGATGAGCTCGTGCAGCGGTGGTACGAACGGTGGCTTCGAGAGCGGCCATCGAACCCGCGATTGACCGAGGCCGCGCTCAAGGATCACCTCCCGCTCCAACTCCGAGTCATCGGCGGGGCGCTGCTCAAAGAGAACTCCTCTCGGGAGTCTCCCCGGGAGTTGTGGCGGCAGCACGGACGGCTGGCCCCCGAGCAGCGCGTGCTCGATGAAGTGCTCATCGAGGAAGTGGTGCGCGAGTACGGATTCGTTATCGAGGAGGTACGGATTTGGCTCGGCGGGCGAGGCGAGCAGGTTTCCGTCCAGGATTACTCGTTCTTCTCCCTGGCCATCTTCGAGCTGACCGCCGAGTCCGTGCGCCGGTACGCGAAGTTCCGGGCGGAGCAGGTAGCCCGTGAGCGTTCGGAGTACGTGGCGAGCATTGCACACCAGCTGCGCACGCCTGTCTCCACGCTGAATTTGAGTCTCCAGCAGTTGGAGCGTGGGCATGGAACACCGGATGCTCGGACCCTGGAGCGGCTACGCCGAACGGTGGCACGGCTCGGGCGGCTCGTTGACGGCATTCTGCGCCTGGAGCGCTTCAAACCCGAAGAGCTGCCCATCCACCCGGAATCCCTCGCCCCGGCCCAGATCATCGACCAGATCGTCGCTGATTACGAACACGATGCCAGCAGCAAGGGCTTGAGGCTGGACGTCTCCGCCAATCGGTCCGCGCGCATGCAGGTGGACCGCGACCTGCTGGTGGATGCGCTCGGCAACCTCATCCAGAACGCCATCAAATACACCGCAAAAGGCTTTGTCCGCGTCACCCTGGAGGAGCAGGAGGACGCGGTGGTGTTCAAGGTGGAGGACTCTGGCCCCGGTATCAGCTCCGATCGCCAGCGGGAACTCTTCCGGCCCGTGTATCCCGGGCAGCCCGGGGGAGTGGGGCTGGGCTTGAGCATCGCCTTCCGTGCCGCGGTGGCACAGGGCGGAGCGCTAGAACTGGAGAGCGAGCCGGGCCGGGGGAGCACCTTCCTTCTGCGCCTGCCCTGGCTCGTGTGTGCGCGGGAGGAACCGACCGACAGTCGCGCGGACAGCGGGTTCCTCCAGCCCGCCGAGGCCTGA
- a CDS encoding DMT family transporter, which translates to MSPRVKGAVLGLSAAALFGISAPVAKLLLPSSTPLVLASLLYLGGGLGLTCLEGLRRLRPSGAPAREARLGRKDVPPLLGVILCGGILGPVLMLVGLQRLSGVAASLLLNLEGPFTILLALLVFGEHLGRAGALAAGFVLAGASVLGFQEGELHGDVLGVLALAGACLSWAVDNNLTQRLSLKDPLALVRIKALGSGTCTLVVAWLTSQPFPIGRVWGSALVLGFASYGLSIVLDAYALRLLGAAREAAYFATAPFVGALVAVPLLGERLRPLDLLAGALMAMGVVLLLRERHGHVHTHAALEHEHLHVHDAHHQHAHPPGTNPTEPHSHPHQHAPLTHDHPHVSDLHHRHKH; encoded by the coding sequence GTGTCTCCACGAGTGAAGGGCGCGGTGCTGGGGCTGTCCGCCGCGGCCCTCTTCGGCATCAGCGCGCCCGTGGCGAAGCTGCTGCTCCCCTCCAGCACGCCACTGGTCCTGGCCTCGCTCCTCTACCTGGGAGGCGGGCTGGGGCTGACGTGTCTCGAAGGACTGCGACGACTGCGCCCTTCCGGCGCCCCAGCACGTGAGGCGCGCCTCGGGCGCAAGGACGTTCCCCCGCTGCTCGGAGTCATCCTCTGCGGCGGCATCCTGGGCCCGGTGCTGATGCTGGTGGGCCTGCAGCGGCTGTCCGGCGTCGCGGCCTCGCTGCTGCTCAACCTGGAGGGCCCCTTCACCATCCTGCTCGCGCTGCTCGTCTTCGGCGAGCACCTGGGCCGCGCGGGCGCCCTCGCCGCGGGCTTCGTCCTCGCGGGCGCCTCGGTGCTGGGCTTCCAGGAGGGAGAGCTGCACGGAGACGTGCTCGGCGTGCTCGCGCTGGCCGGCGCGTGCCTGTCATGGGCGGTGGACAACAACCTCACCCAGCGGCTGTCCCTCAAGGACCCGCTCGCGCTGGTGCGCATCAAGGCACTCGGCTCCGGCACGTGCACGCTCGTGGTGGCCTGGCTCACCTCGCAGCCCTTCCCCATCGGCCGCGTGTGGGGCTCCGCCCTGGTGCTCGGCTTCGCCAGCTACGGCCTCTCCATCGTCCTGGACGCCTATGCCCTTCGCCTGCTGGGTGCCGCGCGCGAGGCGGCGTACTTCGCCACCGCGCCCTTCGTGGGCGCCCTGGTGGCGGTGCCCCTGCTCGGCGAGCGGCTGCGGCCCCTGGACCTGCTGGCGGGCGCGCTGATGGCCATGGGCGTCGTCCTGCTGCTGCGAGAGCGGCACGGCCACGTGCACACGCACGCCGCGTTGGAGCACGAGCACCTCCACGTCCACGACGCGCACCACCAGCACGCGCACCCTCCCGGCACCAACCCCACCGAGCCGCACAGCCATCCCCACCAGCACGCGCCGCTGACGCACGACCATCCACACGTGTCGGACCTGCACCACCGTCACAAGCACTGA
- a CDS encoding class I SAM-dependent methyltransferase has translation MKRMSLFEFEDFRWFPGGLRECLTLYIAAMHRVLGTERVLAPLLARALKAASTDRVVDLCSGGGGPLLETTARLAADHGLRPSVTLTDLYPNTDAASRINAAGDAAQVRYHASPVDAGQVPDALQGVRTMVCSFHHMPPPVARSILQDAFEKRQALCVLEISDNSQPRWLWWTAFPIGMLMVLLLTPFVRPLRLRQVLLTYALPVLPLFIAWDGAVSNARTYTEEDLRELLAGLEAPDYRWEITRPRAPGAPATMLTLVGLPGTRTET, from the coding sequence ATGAAGCGCATGTCGCTGTTCGAGTTCGAGGACTTCCGCTGGTTCCCGGGCGGTCTGCGGGAATGCCTGACGCTCTACATCGCGGCGATGCACCGCGTTCTGGGCACCGAGCGCGTCTTGGCGCCCCTGCTGGCGCGGGCCCTGAAGGCCGCTTCGACCGACCGGGTCGTGGACCTCTGCTCCGGGGGCGGCGGGCCACTTCTGGAGACGACCGCACGACTTGCCGCGGACCACGGCCTCCGGCCGAGCGTGACCCTCACCGACCTCTACCCGAACACGGACGCCGCCTCGCGCATCAACGCGGCGGGGGACGCGGCGCAGGTCCGCTACCATGCGAGCCCGGTCGACGCAGGCCAGGTCCCCGACGCGCTCCAGGGCGTGCGCACCATGGTCTGCAGCTTCCACCACATGCCCCCGCCGGTCGCGCGCAGCATCCTTCAGGACGCGTTCGAGAAGCGGCAGGCGCTCTGCGTGCTCGAAATCAGCGACAACTCGCAGCCGCGCTGGCTCTGGTGGACGGCCTTCCCCATCGGCATGTTGATGGTGCTCCTGCTGACGCCGTTCGTCCGACCTCTGCGTCTGCGGCAGGTGCTGCTCACCTACGCGCTCCCGGTGCTCCCGCTGTTCATCGCCTGGGACGGCGCCGTGTCGAACGCGCGCACGTACACCGAGGAGGACCTGCGGGAGCTCCTGGCGGGGCTGGAGGCGCCGGACTACCGGTGGGAAATCACCCGCCCGAGAGCGCCCGGCGCACCCGCGACGATGCTCACCCTCGTGGGTCTGCCTGGCACCCGGACGGAGACGTAG